In one window of Acidovorax sp. HDW3 DNA:
- a CDS encoding Rpn family recombination-promoting nuclease/putative transposase has product MRDLALGFIPDAWLHSLDYSTLQKMPGSYVSDDMRHRADDVVWRVKVGGDWVYLYILIEFQSKVDAWMAVRMMSYVGLLYQDLIKAKQVLPDRKLPPVLPIVLYNGDAPWTPATNISELIPKVPGLVSQFLPQMQYLLIAENQYTEAGLAQMQNLAAAMMRLQRPPEQSTVLEVIDLLNAWLDDNPELKRIFAIWIRAVLLRQSKNDLALPKVQDLKELKMTLATRFEEWAHQHKDQGRQEGRQEGRKEGEARILQRLLVARFGPLSQETLAALNAASTAQLEAWTDRFLSARSLDEVFAAPPAPPSA; this is encoded by the coding sequence GTGCGCGACTTGGCGCTGGGCTTTATTCCGGATGCCTGGTTGCACAGCCTGGACTACAGCACGCTGCAAAAAATGCCCGGCAGCTACGTCAGCGACGACATGCGCCACCGCGCTGACGATGTGGTCTGGCGCGTCAAAGTCGGCGGCGATTGGGTGTATCTGTACATCCTGATCGAGTTCCAAAGCAAGGTCGATGCGTGGATGGCGGTGCGCATGATGAGCTATGTGGGGCTGCTGTACCAAGACCTCATCAAAGCCAAACAGGTGCTGCCTGATCGCAAACTACCGCCGGTGCTGCCCATCGTGCTCTACAACGGCGACGCGCCCTGGACGCCAGCGACCAACATCAGCGAGTTGATTCCCAAGGTGCCGGGCTTGGTGTCGCAGTTTTTGCCGCAAATGCAATACTTGCTGATTGCCGAAAACCAGTACACCGAAGCGGGCTTGGCGCAGATGCAAAACCTGGCGGCGGCCATGATGCGCCTACAGCGCCCGCCCGAACAAAGCACGGTGCTGGAGGTGATCGACCTGCTCAATGCGTGGCTGGACGACAACCCCGAACTCAAACGCATTTTTGCCATCTGGATACGCGCCGTACTGCTGCGGCAGAGTAAAAACGACTTGGCACTGCCCAAGGTGCAAGACTTGAAGGAGTTGAAGATGACACTGGCTACACGGTTTGAAGAATGGGCGCACCAGCACAAAGACCAGGGCCGGCAGGAGGGCCGCCAGGAAGGCCGCAAAGAGGGCGAGGCCCGCATTCTGCAGCGCCTGCTGGTGGCGCGCTTTGGCCCGCTCTCGCAAGAAACGCTGGCCGCACTGAACGCGGCCAGCACCGCGCAGCTGGAAGCCTGGACAGATCGCTTTTTGAGCGCACGTTCACTCGATGAGGTGTTTGCTGCACCGCCGGCCCCACCATCGGCATAA
- the glpK gene encoding glycerol kinase GlpK, whose product MTYLLALDQGTSSSRAIVFDAQGHPIAQAQQELTQHYPQPGWVEHDPLEIWRTQLATARQALAQAGISAAQVRSIGITNQRETTVLWNRHTGQPLHHAIVWQDRRAEPACAQLREQGQAEAIAAKTGLLVDAYFSATKLQWLLDHIPGARAQAERGELAFGTIDSWLIWQLTGGQRHVTDVSNASRTMLLNVHTNQWDDELLALLRIPRALLPEVLPSSSDFGRTAPELLGAAVAIGGVAGDQQSALFGQACFKAGMAKNTYGTGCFMLMHTGGQFQRSNNGLITTSAAQPTAQAQFALEGSVFVGGAVVQWLRDGLHAIRASSEVQQLAQSVPDSGGVMFVPAFTGLGAPYWKPDARGTITGLTRGTTIAHIARAALESIAYQSAALLQAMARDAVAAGSSPVSELRVDGGACVNDLLMQFQADLLGIPVVRPACIETTALGAAYLAGLSCGLYANTEEIAHLWRAERRFLPTLPRERAEELMAHWEHAVRQTTLAP is encoded by the coding sequence ATGACCTACCTGCTCGCCCTCGACCAAGGCACCTCCAGCTCCCGCGCCATCGTCTTTGACGCCCAGGGCCACCCCATCGCCCAGGCCCAGCAGGAACTCACGCAGCACTACCCCCAGCCCGGCTGGGTCGAGCACGATCCGCTCGAAATCTGGCGCACCCAGCTCGCCACCGCCCGCCAGGCGCTGGCGCAGGCGGGCATCAGCGCGGCCCAGGTGCGCAGCATAGGCATCACCAACCAGCGCGAAACCACCGTGCTCTGGAATCGCCACACCGGCCAGCCGCTGCACCACGCCATCGTCTGGCAAGACCGGCGCGCCGAGCCCGCCTGCGCCCAGCTGCGCGAGCAAGGCCAGGCCGAGGCCATTGCGGCCAAGACCGGGCTGCTCGTCGATGCGTATTTTTCTGCCACCAAGCTGCAATGGCTGCTCGACCACATTCCGGGCGCACGCGCCCAGGCCGAGCGCGGCGAGCTCGCCTTTGGCACTATTGATAGCTGGCTCATCTGGCAACTCACCGGCGGCCAGCGCCACGTCACCGACGTCTCCAACGCCAGCCGCACCATGCTGCTGAACGTGCACACCAACCAGTGGGACGATGAATTGCTGGCGCTGCTGCGCATTCCGCGCGCGCTGCTGCCCGAGGTGTTGCCTTCGAGCAGCGACTTTGGCCGCACCGCACCCGAACTGCTGGGCGCGGCGGTGGCCATTGGCGGCGTGGCCGGCGACCAGCAAAGCGCCCTCTTTGGCCAGGCTTGCTTCAAGGCCGGCATGGCCAAGAACACCTACGGCACGGGCTGCTTCATGCTCATGCACACCGGCGGCCAGTTCCAGCGCAGCAACAACGGCTTGATTACCACCAGCGCCGCCCAACCCACGGCGCAGGCGCAATTCGCGTTAGAGGGCAGCGTGTTTGTCGGCGGCGCCGTGGTGCAGTGGCTGCGCGACGGCCTGCACGCCATCCGCGCCAGCAGCGAGGTGCAGCAGCTCGCGCAAAGCGTGCCCGACTCGGGTGGCGTCATGTTCGTGCCCGCCTTCACCGGCCTGGGCGCGCCCTACTGGAAGCCCGACGCACGCGGCACCATCACCGGCCTGACGCGCGGCACCACCATTGCCCACATCGCCCGCGCCGCGCTCGAATCCATCGCCTACCAAAGCGCCGCCCTGCTCCAAGCCATGGCGCGCGACGCGGTGGCCGCCGGCAGCAGCCCGGTGAGCGAGCTGCGCGTCGATGGCGGCGCCTGCGTCAACGACCTTTTAATGCAGTTCCAGGCCGACCTGCTGGGCATCCCCGTGGTGCGCCCCGCCTGCATCGAGACCACCGCCCTGGGCGCGGCCTACCTGGCGGGCCTGTCCTGCGGGCTGTACGCCAACACCGAAGAAATCGCCCACCTCTGGCGCGCCGAGCGCCGCTTTCTGCCCACCCTCCCCCGCGAGCGCGCCGAGGAACTCATGGCGCATTGGGAACATGCAGTGCGGCAGACGACGCTGGCGCCGTAG
- a CDS encoding sel1 repeat family protein produces MHTTASDLPPQGISLPTLVALSGRSLRTWQRRVEEGAVPSLRDASGRTLVPLAALAALPDLQGGNWSAADLQLLLHADGGAPQALAELGARFALQALEAHRSSGGGGGQDHTRCAQFFLGKAADLGEADAMHWLGLLAAAGAHEGGSPDPALALMWLAKASTQGHAIAQAQVQALLAGLPKG; encoded by the coding sequence ATGCATACCACCGCCTCTGATCTGCCGCCGCAGGGCATTAGCCTGCCGACTTTGGTTGCCCTTTCCGGGCGCAGCCTGCGCACCTGGCAGCGGCGCGTAGAAGAAGGGGCCGTGCCCAGCCTGCGCGATGCCAGCGGGCGCACCCTGGTGCCTCTGGCCGCTTTGGCCGCGCTGCCCGACCTGCAGGGCGGCAACTGGAGCGCAGCCGATCTGCAGCTGCTGCTGCACGCCGACGGCGGCGCCCCCCAGGCTCTGGCAGAGCTGGGCGCGCGCTTTGCGTTGCAGGCGCTAGAGGCGCATCGCTCCAGCGGTGGGGGGGGGGGGCAAGATCATACGCGCTGCGCCCAGTTTTTCCTGGGCAAAGCAGCCGACCTGGGCGAAGCCGATGCCATGCATTGGCTGGGGCTGCTGGCAGCCGCCGGCGCGCACGAGGGCGGCAGCCCCGACCCCGCCCTGGCGCTGATGTGGCTGGCCAAGGCCAGCACCCAGGGCCACGCGATTGCGCAAGCGCAGGTGCAGGCGCTGCTGGCGGGACTGCCCAAGGGGTGA
- a CDS encoding prepilin-type N-terminal cleavage/methylation domain-containing protein — protein MNRTMRSVQKGFTLIELMIVVAIIGILAAVALPQYSQYTRKAEFTEIINLASAVKNDVATCAQNNNNTVTACNGGASGVGWEVKANTAAAVGKVASVSTAAGVITATAVTAGKLNGETYILTPTATADGITWAVSGTCTTSPRIC, from the coding sequence ATGAACCGTACGATGCGTTCCGTGCAAAAGGGTTTTACCCTGATCGAATTGATGATCGTTGTGGCGATCATTGGTATTTTGGCTGCTGTGGCGCTGCCTCAGTACAGCCAGTACACCCGCAAGGCTGAATTCACAGAAATTATCAATTTGGCAAGTGCTGTCAAAAATGATGTGGCAACCTGTGCGCAAAATAATAACAATACCGTGACTGCCTGTAATGGTGGCGCTTCGGGTGTGGGCTGGGAAGTCAAGGCCAATACCGCAGCTGCAGTGGGTAAAGTGGCGAGTGTTTCTACTGCGGCTGGTGTGATTACTGCAACTGCAGTGACGGCAGGTAAGCTCAATGGCGAAACTTATATTCTGACGCCTACTGCAACTGCCGATGGCATTACTTGGGCTGTGAGTGGTACCTGCACGACAAGCCCCCGCATTTGCTAA